DNA from Bacillus sp. Marseille-P3661:
TATTCAAAAAGAAGTTGAAATTGATAAAATGGAACGCAATCTTCGGAAAAAGCATATTATTCGTCTAAATGAAGGAATATGTCAGGGTACTGCAGGTATTGTATTTGTGGATATAATTAGTAATTTGGAAAGAATTGGCGACCATGCTGTTAACATAGCAGAAGCAGTTCTAGGTGAAGACTCAGATGAATAGATAAATGAAGAACCTTTCTAACGCGGGCTCTACGTTGGAAAGGTTCTTTTGTTATATCTCGAAAATAGTTTGTATACAGGACAAATGTAAGTGTTTTATAATAGTCAAGTGTATTCGAAATAATTGGAATTTTACGGGAACAGGAGAGGTTATCTTGAAAGCTATATTTATTGGAGTGGTTGCTTCATTTTTTTTTGCATCGACTTTTATTATCAACAGGTCAATGGAGCTTGGGGGTGGAAGTTGGTTATGGAGCGCTTCACTCCGTTATATTTTTATGATTCCATTTTTAATGGTTGTCGTGTTCTTTAGAGGTAATTTCAAGTCTTTGCTCAAAGAAATGAGGGCAAGGCCGTTTCAATGGTTATTATGGAGTTCTGTTGGGTTTGGTTTATTTTATACCCCGATAACATTTGCTGCAGCCTATGGACCTGGCTGGCTTGTGTCAGGTACATGGCAAACAACGATTATTGCTGGCTCATTGCTAGTCCCTTTTTTAAAAACTAAAGTAGAAACAGAAAAGGGTCCTATCTTAATAAAGGGAGAAATCCCTGTAAAAGGTCTAGTGTTCTCATCAGTAATTTTAGTAGGTGTCATTATCCTACAAGTGCAGCAAGCATCAACTGTAAATATTAACACGATGCTATTAGGAGCTTTGCCCGTTATTATAGCTGCTTTTGCTTACCCGTTGGGAAATCGGAAGATGATGCAAATTTGTGATGGACGTCTTGATACGTTTCAGCGTGTGCTAGGCATGACCATCGCAAGCATGCCTTTTTGGTTGTTTGTATCAGTGTTTGGCTATTTAGCACATGGTGCACCATCTAAAAGCCAGTTAACACAATCTTTATTAGTAGCGATTTGTGCAGGTGTTATTGCTACAGTTCTATTTTTCTATGCAACCGACCTTGCTCGGAATAGCACTAAACAAATGGCTGCTGTTGAATCAACTCAGTCAGGATCGGTGATATTTTCCGTTTTGGGAGAAATGATTTTCTTAAGCGCAGCGATTCCAAGCAATGTATCATTGGTTGGACTATCATTAGTGGTCATAGGGATGATATTACATAGTGCGTTATCTAATAGAGGCACTACTATGATCAAGGGTGTATCAAAGAAAGGTTCTTTTAATTATAAATAGTAGTTAAAGGTGTTCTTAATTGTTAATTTTCTAGATTGAATCGTTTCAATCCGTTATAATATACGTATAAATTCTGAAATGTTGGAACATTCAGTATAGAAGGAGGGCAAATTGAAGGCAATATTAATTGGAATAGTGGCTTCGTTCTTTTTTTCATCAACTTTTATTATTAATCGAGCAATGGAGCTAGAAGGTGGAAGTTGGCTATGGAGTGCTTCACTACGCTTTATTTTTATGGTTCCCTTTTTATTACTTATCGTGTGGTTTAGGGGGAATTTAAAGCCATTGTTCAAAGAAATGAAGGAAAGGCCGACTCAATGGTTACTATGGAGTACTGTAGGATTTGGATTATTTTATACTCCAATAACATTTGCAGCAGCGTATGGACCTGGTTGGCTTGTGTCTGGAACATGGCAAATAACAATTATTGCTGGTTCATTACTTGTTCCTTTTTTAAAGACTAGAGTTGAAACGGAAAAAGGCCCAAGATTTGTACAGGGAGAAATCCCTGTAAGAGGCTTATTATTTTCATCAGTCATATTATTAGGCGTGATTATTTTGCAAGCGCAGCAAGCATCAATGGCTAATATGAACTCAATGCTGTTAATCTCATTGCCCATAGTATTCGCTGCTTTTGCATATCCTCTAGGGAACAGGAAGATGATGGAAATTTGCGATGGACGTCTGGATACTTTTCAACGAGTTTTAGGCATGACAATAGCTAGTTTTCCTTTTTGGATAATCGTGTCCGCATTTGGCTATATGGCTCATGGCACCCCTGTGTTAAGTCAGGTTATTCAAACATTAATATTGGCTATTACTGCAGGGGTCATAGCAACCGTTCTGTTTTTCTATGCAACCGAC
Protein-coding regions in this window:
- a CDS encoding DMT family transporter — its product is MKAIFIGVVASFFFASTFIINRSMELGGGSWLWSASLRYIFMIPFLMVVVFFRGNFKSLLKEMRARPFQWLLWSSVGFGLFYTPITFAAAYGPGWLVSGTWQTTIIAGSLLVPFLKTKVETEKGPILIKGEIPVKGLVFSSVILVGVIILQVQQASTVNINTMLLGALPVIIAAFAYPLGNRKMMQICDGRLDTFQRVLGMTIASMPFWLFVSVFGYLAHGAPSKSQLTQSLLVAICAGVIATVLFFYATDLARNSTKQMAAVESTQSGSVIFSVLGEMIFLSAAIPSNVSLVGLSLVVIGMILHSALSNRGTTMIKGVSKKGSFNYK
- a CDS encoding DMT family transporter, which encodes MKAILIGIVASFFFSSTFIINRAMELEGGSWLWSASLRFIFMVPFLLLIVWFRGNLKPLFKEMKERPTQWLLWSTVGFGLFYTPITFAAAYGPGWLVSGTWQITIIAGSLLVPFLKTRVETEKGPRFVQGEIPVRGLLFSSVILLGVIILQAQQASMANMNSMLLISLPIVFAAFAYPLGNRKMMEICDGRLDTFQRVLGMTIASFPFWIIVSAFGYMAHGTPVLSQVIQTLILAITAGVIATVLFFYATDLARNNNKHMAAVDATLSGSVIFSVLGEIIFLGGSIPSMLSLAGLFIVITGMILHSVFSNRTKIHVQVTTEKRTVN